Genomic window (Kwoniella botswanensis chromosome 1, complete sequence):
TTAGGAGAAGAGCTGGATACGGGATTTTTATTCTTCTTATTATCAGTATTCTGTAAACTTGCTTCAGCCAATAACCCCAAAGGTGACAAGACGTTATCAGGTAAAGAGTGTAATCTGGGAGATAAAGGTGGTTGTGAATGGTGTGGACCATGGGCACTATCCTCTCCTCGCATTTCACCTGGATATCCATCACCACTACCAGCAGAGTTGTATGATTGTCGGTTCATAGCGACCGCCAGAGTAGGTACagcagaaggtgaagtgTGGGAAGTAATCAAGTTGATAACGTCCGTGTCGGCAGTCGTGGAATGTAACGCTGTCGAAAATGAGTTGAGAGCGGGTTGGTCTAGATTACTCAATGCCTGAcaaacatcaaacatcatgAGCTAAAGTCGCATGTCACAATTCCCCGCTGTGGAGGATGATAACTCACCGCTCCAATCCCTTTCAAAGCAGCTTCAAACTTGGCCATCTTCGCTGCCATTGCTTCATTCTTACGTGTACTTCGTTTACCACGGTTAGACTCTTCGAAGATACATTCGTGACCACCTGATTTGCACCGCTGAGTTGCACAAGAGGATATCAGCATGGGACCACCGTCCAATGTGAATAATTGACTAGCCCTCACCTTGCATGGAGCACCTGGACCAGCGGACTCATCAGGTATGCacctcatcttgatctttcgaCAGGCGATACAAGCCCTACATGACAAAGATGATCAGGTCTATACGCGTGCTCGGATATGGTATTGACTCACCTGGATCCTCTTGTCAATTTGACTTTCggtttatcacctttacctttcccccCTTTACCCTTCCCTGCCGGAGTTCCCTTTGCACTACCGTCgttcccatcttcatcttcgtcatcatcttcgtcatcctcattatCACTTTCTCCACCGCCGATGTCTTTTGGTGAATGGTCTGTTCGAGGTTTTTTATCTTGATGAGTGTGGGATTGCAAGTTGGGGTTGTTGCCGTTGTCGAGGTAAGGGGAAGTTTGATCGTAAGTGGTAGAAGTGTGTAGGGGAGAAGGTTGGAATGGGTTCGGCATTGATGAGTAAGCTTGAGCATAGGGATGAGAAGATACTTGAACCCATCCACCTGATTCGTCCGTCTGCGGTAAACCATTCGATTGACCAtacgaagctgaagatcctcCGCCTTCCCAGTTTCGCTTCATCCTGATTGATTAGATAATTCAAAGCTGGGATGGACGACCCGGTTATTGATGATTGACGGTTTGGACTGAATTTGATCTGATGTGACCGGTAATGCAAGATATCCAGAAAGGTAATGAGACAAAATCGATCGATGAcagaggaggatggaaaaTCTTTTTCCTGTTTGTAACCGTAACCGAAGTCTGGAAGGCTGGCTGTGGCGTGTGACCCTTTGCGCTACTTGGAAAGTTTGTCTATCTCAGCCAAGCGGTGTTTACGTATGAGATTGCTGATGACTATCTCTTGGGGCTATGGATGTGTATGCTTGAGTGAGTGGTCGTAATGTATCCGAGTAGCGGTATAGGGGTGAGATGGTTGGGTGAGTGGTGGGTGATAATGGGATGAATGGCTCGGACGTTGCATTTGCCGGGTCTTTCATGGGAGGGTCCGGTTATTCAAGAGATGAACATCAGATCACCAAGACCGTTCGGTCGGCGTTACTGACGCGGAGCTCTGTCTGTGGCACTATCACTCGTTATTTCCGCCGGTCCTCGCTTCGGTCTTTGTTCAGGCACGATCAATCGTAAGGTGTTGGATGGCATCATAGGATTAGCCGTACGAGTGCTCCTTGAAGAGCGCTTACAAAGTTATCTGATACCATATCTCACTTCGTTGGCCTCCtcaacaccttcttcagcctctACAGCAAAAAGTCACTCTCAAGATGAGCTTCGGCTCCTGCAGTCGATATGCTCTGCCTCGATCACCACTGCCTTGGGGCACAGCCGGTCCATCAAAGCATATGTCGACATCATGCTTTTCTTTCCAACCAAGAAGATCGGTCCATAACCTCGTAACGAGCAATAGCCCAAAAACACGCATAGGATTATCCACACCTGGTAGCAATTGTCTTCCTGAAACTGCATCTCAGATAGCACCATTCTCGACATCCACTCGAAGATCTGTACCACCTCCATCCACAACGACTGcacctccatcaacctccaccAAATCCCCCACGGCAATCAACACCGATGCGACCCCAAAGGATCTCTCCCATTCCGTCCAGGATAAGACAGACTGGCGGATCATCGTGAAACTAGCTGAAAATATATGGCCGAAGAATAACGCAAAAGTCAAGATACGGGTGGTAGGAGCTTTGGGTTTGTTGGTAGCAGGTAAAATATTGAATGTCCAGGtaccattcttcttcaagacGATTGTGGATAGCTTGAATGTACCTATAACGGAAAGTAGTACCGTATGGGTTCTGGCAGGTGCTTCGATTGCTGGATGTGGGTCTGCTTTTCATTGTCTCACTACATAACTCCCATGAAATTGACAGCTACCCGAGAACTCGTATATCTCATAGAGAATATGCGGAAGCTGACTTAGAGACATCATAGATGGCGCTGCAAGGATATTGACCACTGCTTTTGGTGAATTGCGAAATGCCGTTTTCGCTTCGGTATCACAAAGTGCTATAAGGAAAGTAGCGAGGGAGACTTTCGAGCATCTCCTAAACATGGATATGAGATTTCATTTGGAAAGGCAAACGGGTGGTCTGACTAGAGCTATAGATAGAGGTACCAAGTGAGTTCGGTCAATGCATACCACAGATACTTGGCCACGCATTTTACTTGAATTCTGTTGAGATCTCATGCTAATGTATCGCAGAGGtatatccttcatcctctcttcaatcGTATTCCACGTTATCCCTACCGCCCTGGAAATATCGATGGTGTGCGGTATCCTGTCCTGGAAGTTCGGCTGGGACTTTGCGGCAGTCACAGCGATTACTATGGGTCTATACACCTGGTTCACGGTAAAGACGACAGCTTGGAGAACTCGATTTAGGAAAGAGGCAAATGCGGCCGATAACAAAGGTGCGACAGTCGCTGTTGATAGTCTGATCAACTATGAAGctgtcaaagtgagtcaacgCATAATTACCATGAGGGACTTCTGGGGATGACCAGCTGATGATAATTATCCGATCATAGGCTTTTAACAACGAACGATTCGAAGTCGCACAATATGACAAAACGTTGAAGACTTACGAATCCGCCTCGGTCAAAATCGCAACTTCCTTAGCGTTGCTGAATTCAGGACAgaatttcatcttctcaagtGCTTTGACTATGATGATGTTACTTGCTGCTCAAGGAGTAGTCAAGGGTACGTGGATATTCGTTCTTGTAATAAAATGAAACGTGCCCCATTCGTCTTGACTTGCCAGCTAATGCTTTGATATGTAGGCACAATGACGGTCGGCGATCTAGTCATGGTCAACCAATTGGTCTTTCAACTCTCTTTACCCCTAAACTTCTTGGGAACGGTATATAGAGAATTAAGACAGAGTCTGATAGATATGGAAGTCATGTTCAATCTGCAGAGTTTGGATTCAGGTATCAAGGTGGGTGGACCATCATAAATAGCTCATTCACGTGAAATATGCGCTGATCGGCGTACTtctttgttctttctctgatAGGACAAACCCAATACCAAACCCCTTGCTCTTAAAGGCGGTGAAATCCGATTTGAAAATGTCAACTTCGGATATCATCCCGAACGACCCATCTTTAAAGATTTATCATTCACCATCCCCTCAGGACATAAGGTGGCCATTGTCGGTCCCAGTGGATGTGGAAAATCGACAGTGTTCAGGTTACTTTTCAGATTTTACGATTCTCAGAGTGGTAGAATCCTGATAGATGGAcaggatatcaaagatgtTTCATTAGATTCACTGAGAAAATCAATCGGAGTAGTTCCTCAAGATACACCTCTATTCCATAATGATATCTTACATAATATCCGATATGGTAATCTAGAAGCGACGGACGAACAAGTATACGAAGCCGCTAGGAAAGCCCATGTGGAAGAGACGATCCAACGTCTACCTGATAAATACGCTACAAAGGTCGGTGAGAGAGGATTGATGATTTCGGGAGGAGAAAAACAGAGATTGGCAGTTGCGAGATTGTTATTGAAAGATCCACCTATATTGTTCTTCGATGAGGCGACCAGTGCACTTGATGTGTATACGGAAACcgagttgatgaagaatataAATAATACATTATTGGGTGGAGGAAAGACTAGTGTCTTCATTGCTCataggtgagtcatcgaGTAATCGGAGTTCCTTTCAGACCAATTTTGGTGGAAAATGGAAAATGGACTGACATCTGTCGTTGGCTCGTTTGTTATAAATCAGACTCCGAACGATATCGGACGCAGACCTAATCATAGTCCTACAAGATGGTAAGGTAGCTGAACAGGGTTCTCACGAGCAGTTAATGACTATCGACGGAGGTGTATATCAGAGATTATGGTTAGCCCAATTGACGGAGAGTATACAGAGTAAagacgaagagggagaaaaggaagaattggaagctGTTGGTAGTAAGCAGAAACAATAGAATATCATTTACATATCTCGCTATTGGTATGGATGAGCTGTAACGTCTTGCCTTGTCATCGCGTCACTGCTATTGAACGAATATCGTTGGGCATCATCCCGTCATCGGAATAACATAAATCATGGGATCTGGGATTTTCTTCGCTCCATTTCTTTCAGGCTCTCCGGATCAGGCTCGAAAGTGATACTCACCAAGACTAATACCTGAAGGCAAGGAGCTGACTGATCGATTGTTCGATCTTAAATCATCCGCTAACATAGCGGTAGAGGGAGAACTTGGCCGAGTAAATATCTTTGTATCGATGAAAATGTTGAATATGATCTTTACCTGTCTTACTTGAATTGCCGGACCGTGAATTCCATTTATTCAGAACCTCAAGTTCCCATCTCTGTGTTTTTGTATACCGTCCATTTAGAAATTCGTCAGAGCGATCACCTTTTTCACTTTCgtacctccttctcttctaccaTCGACTGTATCATACTTTGTTTCTTTGACCCTCGCTCAGAATCGTATCGAGTCCTATTATCATGATCCTTGACATCGCAACTCTCTAAACTACCGATACCGAATCCTTATCGTGTCGGTCTTGGTACGTCCTCATATGTCGATAAAATCTCTTCGAGTCGGACCCCGTCCCGGCTGAGTCACATTATCGTGCGCGCAATTATGCGGATATAACgactcatatcatcttcggcGCAGATTAAAAGTCATCTATCGTCCCGGGATGAACGCAAGAATCATTCGGAACATTGTATTCGCCCGCGAGTCCGCTTACATCCTTTGATTGTGATTCTCGGTGATTGCATTTCCGGGATGAATTACCTTGTAGAAGCAACTGGGTATTAAGGAGACTGATTTATGCTccgaaagatgataatgaatTGGAAAGTTGGTTGCTTCTTTGAAGACTGGCTTGGAGGCGTTGAGCACATCTTGGATACGTATATAAGAGGTGCAtctcaatatcaatctcaactgACCTCGCTCCCTACCATCCTTCTGATTCAGTTCTTCGCCTTATACTATCTTATCAGGCAATACAATAAGGTTAACCTTCCAATCAAGTACCAATACACCATAATCGACATGTCTCAATCGTAAGTGACGCAACAAATCGAACCTGCTTGGTTGAGCCATCCATCCTATTGGATGCGCCTTGATGCTCTTGGCTTGGCTGATCATCAAAGGTTTTTTTTTCCAAAAAGATATAGCAGCGCTTCATTCAGTCAGACTGACAGATTAACTCTGAAAACCTTGGCCAGAGAGATGCTACAAGGTtatcaagaagaatgggTCATGTGAGTATCTATCAAGACAAGCTTCATATCGTGTCGTAACATAAATTAGACCGATCGCCCGTCGCCCATCGCCACACGATATACGTTATTGAGGAATATCCGAGCTGATCTATAACAATTTATGATGTACAGTAATGCCGTCGACCATGTCGAAAGCCACATGCAATCACAACTGATGGACATGTCAGATACAACAACTGCGAAGAGCAAGCTTCGTACAACTTGCGATGAAATCAAGTCCAGTGCTAGTAATGCGCCTAAAGGTAAAAGCGCGATCGGTTAGTATTTCATTAGATATTAACTTATACAGTACTCGTACAGTATTGGTAAATAAGTAGCTGGTGAATACTTTAGATAGTCATTCAACACACAGATGAATCTCATTTATATCGTGCTTATCACATTTGACATTTGATGTCTCGTACAGTACTTCTTTTCGCTGCTTTACAGGTTTTCCCGACCCGACATCCTTTGATATCTAGTGCATTATTATCAGTTCAGGACTGTGATAAAAATCCATTACACAATAGTTCATTCTCACTGAGCAGCTGGCATGAGTATAAGAATCATCATGGCCACAGTTACCCTTGGACCTGAGGATCAAGTCCGAACTTTCTTGGCATGTCTTCCGGACTACTTTACATATTGTATCCTGTACCGCCACAGAGGGTTGGGTTGGGATGACTCAATCCGTACAaggaatcatcatcatccgccaATGGAAAAAAGCGGATCGTAGGGCACTGAAGCGTCGTAAACTGACCAACAAGGCTACACATCAGATATCATACATTGGGAACTCCAAGTCAGTTTCCAATCACTCAGAGTCGTTGTTGGTATCGGTGAGATCTCACCCATTCGGATTCGCATTCGCCTTCAATTCATCTCCCAAGTCGGGGTTaacaagttgagaaagaCCCTACGGATGTCGGAGCATTGTACACGTATTGATTCTGTTCGAAGCATTCAACCCATTGCGCAatctttccattcatctGAGCTCAGCAAGTGTAAATTGCTTTCTGCGAGGCTTCGCCGCGCAGTAATTCCGAGCTACAAAGGGTTTAAACGACTTAATAAGGTATATAAGGATCGTCAAGCAGCCAAGATGGAATCATTCCCACACTCCAAAGAAAGTCTTGAGCGATAACAGCTTTCAAATAGATCAAGTAATATTACCATGAACAATAGGTGAGTACACAAACGTCCACATCAGTGATCCACCTGTCCAATTCTGATAACCTAACGATGTTGACATGTGGTATCACAGCACCACCACATCTACTACTGATGATCAGTCGACCTTCAGCTGGTATCAGAGAGAACAACTTCGACGAATCGTCATTGGACAGGGAGTCGGTTCCGAGAAAGCCGAGTGAGTTGTGTTCAGCGCAatatatgtactgtacattATTTGCcaattgaagaagaaggagagagaagaaggctttACATTATGCTGACCTTTTGAGGAATCATTGGCAAACGATTAGCGAACTCGTAACCGGTTTGACCACTGAGAACCCCACGGCTCACCAAGGATCATCCTGGTGTCAACtagtggagatgatgagcgTAATTGCGAGCAGGGAAGCGTATGAAGACTCCATCGGACAGGGATTGGGCTACAAAGGTAAAGATCCTCAAAGGTAGATCGGTTTATCGGTTTATCGGCTTACCATGATCCATGAttctgatttgatctgatctggcTTAATGCCGATTTCGTCATACAGTAGACTTACAGTACTGCTAAGATGCTCGTTATTCACTTCCATACGTGTGCATGAATGGTTGATCTACAATTTTGACATTGGATGCGGCGTGCTATTATAGTGAGAAACGTGAAACTCATATCGTCTAAGGTCGTATAGTCACCGCATTGCATGGAGGGTACTAGTCGATCATTAGTCATGAATGAGCCGACATAGAGGTAAGCTTGCTGTAGCCTTGATCGCGGCGAGTTGTCGTACCCACAAAACCAGAATTTGGGCAAACTTCAAGGCATAATCAAACCCAACTACGAGTAGGCAAATCAAATTGTAAGGAGGATCGATACTTATACAAATCTCGTGTAAAATTCGTTACATAcatgtatacagtacagaTGTACAATATGAACAGGGCCGTCATAAGATCTTCTGGATAAATCGATAGATGGAAGAATATTTGTTGATGTGATCAATTAGtaatcatcaacttcctcttcactactctcatctcctcctgTAGACTGCAATACGTCTACAACCATAAATCAGTCAGCTCGATCATCACCACTGATTCACTGATACGATCCAGCAAACTCACCAGTGACACTTTCACCCGGTCCAGCTCCACCCATGTTGAATCCCTGATTCTGTCCAGGTAAAGTCTTCTTACCCGTCATACCACCACCATGCCCAGAGCTAGTTATAGATATGATCGATTTctcaggtgaagaagcggGTGATTGGGAGATATCTATCGGGCGGTTTGTAGGTGGTCTACCGagtttggaaggtggtaaagccTGTCTGAATGATGGTGTTGGTGTGGCTGTGAGATGAGGACGACAAAATAAGTACAAAGTACGACCAAATCAAAGGCCCACCAGAGTGAGACATATGTTCACTCACCACTACCTGAATTTGGTGTTGATCCTGTCCCGCCAATCTTCGATTTCCTTGGTATATTGGCTCctttgataggtgatttATTACGTTTAGCATTCGCTGATGAGGAGGGAGTAATGGAAGGTGAAGCGCCATTGAGGATCTCTATGAGAATAGGAAGTCGTCAGCTCCCATCAAACTGTTTGGCTGCTGCCTGTCCACTTGGgctttttctcttcctcggcaTGATTAGGTATGGCTATACcagactcactcttcttcttcttcccacccaCACTGTCACCTCCTTCACTCCCTCTCTCCCAATCCCCATTATCCGACCCCGTATCGCCCTTGTTCACATATGGTGAAGGCGATGATCTGTCATTATTGCCCAATCGAGCTTTCACTGCTGCTGATCTAGCTGCACCTCGGCGTGTCGAGCCGTTGAGACCTAAACATGAGGATAGATGCGGTGCATAACGATTTGAAGCGACCTTGAACAGAAGAAATTGGATTAGCGAAGTTCATGTGCGAGATGCTATATGAAATGTaataggtgaagaagataatctGGACCGGGTGTAAGAAGGGAAATAGGATATGGAGAATATGTACAAAAAGAGATGATCCGGTCTCGACCTTTACAATTCATGTGGAGAAATGATGCCTAGCTCCAAGTAAGAGTTCACTTACCGATCTCCCACATACCAGACATTCAAAGAACGtattcccattcccatccatcctcccactcccacttcctATGCCTGTCGACCCACCTGTACCCTTCTCTGGACCGACGGTATATCCTCCTGTACGGGATATGGGCTGTCCATCTGGGCCTATACCAGGTTGAGGCGAGGGATATCGGGATGGCGGAGCTGATGAGTTGGGTACgagagatgacgatgaggatgatgaggggatgGCTGGGGGAGGAAGGGGTATGTGCGTACGACATCTGTTATAAGGGAATTGTCAACTAATTAATACATTCAGATCGAATGCTGGAAGTTGGATAAATAAGACCAGAGAGAGGTGTATGGTTGAACCTGATGAATCGATGGGCATCTTACTCACTTTGTTCCACATGTTCCGCATACTACTCTGCCCCTCTTGATCTC
Coding sequences:
- a CDS encoding iron-sulfur clusters transporter ATM1, mitochondrial encodes the protein MSFGSCSRYALPRSPLPWGTAGPSKHMSTSCFSFQPRRSVHNLVTSNSPKTRIGLSTPGSNCLPETASQIAPFSTSTRRSVPPPSTTTAPPSTSTKSPTAINTDATPKDLSHSVQDKTDWRIIVKLAENIWPKNNAKVKIRVVGALGLLVAGKILNVQVPFFFKTIVDSLNVPITESSTVWVLAGASIAGYGAARILTTAFGELRNAVFASVSQSAIRKVARETFEHLLNMDMRFHLERQTGGLTRAIDRGTKGISFILSSIVFHVIPTALEISMVCGILSWKFGWDFAAVTAITMGLYTWFTVKTTAWRTRFRKEANAADNKGATVAVDSLINYEAVKAFNNERFEVAQYDKTLKTYESASVKIATSLALLNSGQNFIFSSALTMMMLLAAQGVVKGTMTVGDLVMVNQLVFQLSLPLNFLGTVYRELRQSLIDMEVMFNLQSLDSGIKDKPNTKPLALKGGEIRFENVNFGYHPERPIFKDLSFTIPSGHKVAIVGPSGCGKSTVFRLLFRFYDSQSGRILIDGQDIKDVSLDSLRKSIGVVPQDTPLFHNDILHNIRYGNLEATDEQVYEAARKAHVEETIQRLPDKYATKVGERGLMISGGEKQRLAVARLLLKDPPILFFDEATSALDVYTETELMKNINNTLLGGGKTSVFIAHRLRTISDADLIIVLQDGKVAEQGSHEQLMTIDGGVYQRLWLAQLTESIQSKDEEGEKEELEAVGSKQKQ